NNNNNNNNNNNNNNNNNNNNNNNNNNNNNNNNNNNNNNNNNNNTCCTTTCCCTTCctaccctccctgcccctctaaGCAGGTACAGGGCCTGCTGATACTGTCGTGGTGTTCGAGCTCCCACCATGGCTGAAGGGGCTTGGCAAGTGCGTCAGAACTCTGATAGCAACTGCGAGGACGCGGTAAACAACCATGTCCAGCTGCAGCTCCATGCCTCATATGTATATTTGTCTATGGCCTTGTTCTTTGATCGTGATGACGTGGCCCTGGGAAACTTCAAGCGTTTCTTCCTGAGCAAGTCACACAGCCACAAGGCCAGTGCCCAGATGTTCATGTTCCTGCAGAATAAGCGTGGTGGCCTTGTTTTCTTCCCGAGCATCTCGACACCAGAGCGTGACAGTTGGCAGGGGGGCCTCCAGGCCATGGAGTTTGCCTTCCACATGGAGATGACCATCAACCAGAGCCTGCTGAACCTCCACAAGCTGGCCACGGAGAAACGTGTTGCTGACCTCTGCTACTTCCTGGAGCATCACTGTCTGGATGAGCAGGCCCGTGTTCTCCACAAGATGAGTGGCTACCTGGCCAACCTGCGCCAGATGGGAACCCCAGAGAACGGCTTCGCTGACTATCCCATTGACGAGCTCAGCCTGTCCTAAAGCCTCAGGTGGACTGAACTGGGAGGTTCCCACTGCCATGGGATCTTTCTCTGGCCGTTAGACCTGATTTTGAAGAAAGTTcaccagttttctttctgtgtttacaATAAATTCTTTAATGTTTCAAAGCAAAATGAAGTTTCAAGATCACTCTTTTTGCATAACTTATCTTTCAAGAACAGGGGTTGATTCATTGTTCCTTCCCCTTGAAGCTTGGACCTTTAAGGGTTGTAAAGACAATCTCTATGGCTCTTTTAAACACCGTATTCTATTTCTGTTATCTTTCATGGATGTATGAGTTTATAGTGCTCTCATCTGTGATGTGTCTCGGGCTTTGGGCCCAGTTTCAGTGTTTTGAAAAAGTGTTACCATCTGATCACCCTGGAACAGAACTGAAAGAAATAGTttgaaacagaaattataaaaatagactCTAAAGCTGTGTGTTTCATCTTAATGATAAGGTACTTAAGGTACTTGTCTTATTATAAATCAGTTCTGTCCAaagtatttgagaaaaaaaatgaaggtgggAAGGAATTTCAAAGTTTTATAAAGACTTTAAGCTTAACATAATATGTAAATGTCTTAATTTCTTGGTATGGGAAAAAAACTTTGTTGACTGTGTCAGGTAAGAATACAGAGATAGTAACAGTGAAGATTAACTTGGATACTCCACTTCCACATTAGAGAGGAGAGAAGTCAGTTATTCATAGTGTCTTCACTACAATTCTATATCtatgtttttcaaatatatttctaaactttaaatataCCTACACTACCCCAAGCCCCACATTAGTAACCATTATTGACTGACATCACAATACCCTAGGGTGAGGTCATGTTTATGAGAGTGAATATAAAGGAATCAAAATAACCTTACTGGGCTAAACTGGCTGATCAAAATATTAGCGGGCTAGAGAAAGTTCAAGATGGGAGTATAATGCAGACTTAACGGAATTTTGGTATACACTTCATAGTCTCATTGAAGGCCTAGAAGCAGGGTATTGTTGATACAGCCACTCCAGGTTGCACAATTGGGGCACCATGTAGCTTCTCATTCCAAAACgttggaagccagaaaagagaaaTCAGTGAAGCAACCCTAGCCTGAGGCTGAAGGCCTGGAAACCTGTAATTAAGGATTCAAAGGCACAAGAATCTCTAATTATGAACCACAACCAAGGCCGGGACAACTAAATGCACCACCTCAGAAGTCTCCAGTAAATATATTTGCTTATTGTctcctctgggtttttgtttcacAGAGTCTGAGCCTAATTtttgtctctttccatctttagTGTGGGCCTTTCCTTCCCAGTTTATTCATCTCCATAAAAGTTTGCCTTGGGAACAATTTAGTGTGTTTTGCAGGCATTTCTCAcactgacaaccaagattaaccatAGTCGGGACACTTGTCTGAGTATTCAAGAAACTAGCATGGGTCAAAATGCAGTGGAAGCCATAGGAGTGCAGAGAAGTATGCATTTAGCGTAGACTTTGGGCAAGTCAACACAATTTACTCAAGAATGGATAGTGGGAATATTATTGGTTCTACAGGCTGACCTTGATTCCATTGTGTAATAAGAACTGAGTTTAGGGTGATGGTGATAGGATGTAAGTTGGGTATTTGGTTTAGACATTGAAGTTAAAATATAGTACAGGAGGCCTGAAACACTGAACAAGGTTTTCTCAGGTTACAGGAGTCCAGGTAGATTGTCATGTTTGGAAACACACATTGTTCTGGCACTGGTGTGAAAATCAAGGACAACTTCACCAAAAGGAGCACATTGGGAGTGTATGAGTGAAGGTTATAAGAGAATGACTGCTATGGCAAAAAGTGGGCCTCCAAATGGCAATGCTGCTAACAGTGTTCTAACATGGGATCCTGGGTCCAGCCCAGACCATGGGAGACCTTATCCTTGCTGAGGAGTAGAAGGGGGTGAGgtgaggagagaagtgggggtatggaggaagaggaggatgtggaaactgggattggtatgtaaaatgataacTATGTGTGGGGAATGGCAACTTTGCCTCTGGGCACTAGTAGACTCCTCCTTATGCATCCAGGAGTTTTCTATTTTCAACTTTGATGGCTCTGTCTATGTCCTCTCACCACAATGGATTAAAGTCTCCTATCAACATAAGACTTTCTCTATTTTGTCACATTCTAAGCTTTAACTTTTCTACATAGCCTTCCTATAACATCCCAATATCTCACTTGACTCCTATCCACCCCTCAACACTGTTATATACTCCTAAATGAGGCTACTATCTTCCTTCACTCTTGCTTAGAATCACTTGAAACCCTTACCTAAAAAATCTACACCTTTCCATTCCCTCTTTGTCATTTCCTGACTATACTTGGTTCATAGATAGACACTTATTTTTCAGCTCTATTGGCTTCTGCCAAGTGGGCTGTCACATAGTCTCACCTGCCAGGTTGTAGAGTCTCTCATTTTACCACCACGTGCTACTTCTCAGAAGATGGTGCTCATAGTCCTCACTGGAAACCTCACCTTAGCACAAGACAAAACCATCAACTTGTACACAGATTCTAAATATGTATCCCACATCCTTCACCACCATGCCACCATTTGGCGGGGTAGTAGCTTTCTTATCACCAAGGGTACATCTACTGCCAATATGTCTCTATACACTAAGGCTGCTAGAAGTCTCTTATCTTCCCAAGAAAGTGAAAATTATTTCCAGTTGCGGTCACAAGGCCCATAGCAATCATATTACTTTGGGAAAAGCCTTTGCTAATAAGACTGCTAAGGAAGTCTGCCAACAGTCTTACTTTCCTTCCTTGATTCTCCTCTTGACTCATCCCTATCCTGAGATCCAGTGGCAAACTATGGGAGTCATTGTGGGCCCCCAAAGCTGTCTTCTTCTTCAGAACTGGTATTGTCTCCCTGGTACTTAGGCAAAACCCTTCCTGATGGCTATGGGTCTCCACTCCTTCCTGGTGCCCCCAAGTTCTCTACTTCCTAGCATTTTGTCCTTCTCCAGAACTCAAACCTCCCAACAATGGGCCTTGCAACACCCCCTGCCTACAACATAACTAATTTTGGTATAGCTTTCAGGATAGTACTGGCAGACAGATTTCACATAGAAACCTCTTTATAAAAGAAACCTTAATATTTTCTTACTACAGTAGATTCTTTGTGTTTAGAAGGGTAGAATCTCTACTTAAAATGGCTGAAACTGCATAAGTGTTCTGTTCTCACTTCATGAATGATATTTTGGACTTCCAAGGTCTAGAAAATTATATAATTGTTCAGAATTAATCTGCAAAGTCACTCAGTTTGTTTCATGGGTCTTGGACATACAATGGCACCTTGCCAATTGGCCCCAATCCTTGGGAAAGGTAAAAAAAAGGCAGATGGACTTATTAAGTCTCACATATCAGAACTGTCTTTTGAAGTTCACCTTTTACTAAACCTCCTCATTCTAGCCCTAACTCTCATTCAGGCCATGCCCCAAGCCCCCTTCTTCCTTCAAAATATTTGAGTTAATATTACtgctggctttttcttttggaaattttcCCTCCTCTGGAGACAGCCTCACTCCAAGACTGATTACCTTCTCTCACTGTCTTAAGACATTTTTCTGGGAATATGCTGAATGTGTCCTCCATTATCCCTCTACTAATTCTATTACCCAAAAATTTTTGCCAGGATATCAGGTTTCTTTGAAAGCTTATCATCCACAAGATTTCAGCCCATACTGTGGGGGCCACACTGGATCATAACAACCTGACTTTGGGGAGTTAGAACTTGGATTCATCTCTCACAAATCAAAATGAGCTCCATACCACTTGCCTAATAAGTACTTCTTTTGATCCAGAGGACTGCTAAAGCTTAAGCTCTCTTGCCGACAATCTATTGCCTATTTTTGATGATgagctctttccttcttctggtcTTTGGATCCTTTCCACCCTCTCATCAACTAGGACTATGATACATTCCTGGAAACCTGAAATATATGGCCAGATAAAGATCCCCCTAATCTCTTTCACTTTACCTTCTGTCTTTATTCAGGCTGTGTTTCAGACAGCCACGTTTTGTTTTATCTCCATGCTGCCTGCTCAGTTGACTGTGGCTCTACTCTGACCCATTCCCTCCATGctaagtttaaatatattttctttctccaggcacaaacaaaccaaaatggcAAAGCTGAGATCACATAGGGAGGTTGCTCATTTCTGGTTATAGATATAGATGTATTATTCTTCCCCGGGCTATGGGATATAGCCCCAAATGTGAAACTTGACCCTTAAAGGAGCATAGCCACCTTGACAACCCAAGACACCTGAGATGACAAATGGGCCTGAGGCCAGTTCAAGGAGGTGCCTCTACTTACTTTTGTGGATTTGGGCCTCCTACCATAGatagaatatttttaactttagatCTCTTAAGAAGACTCTGTCCACTACAGTCAATGTTATAAATGAGGCAATAACACAATCAGAGCCAAACTCAAACTCAGAAGTCTCCAAGCTTGGGAACctctcctttaatcccacctTGTGGATAGCCATCCTACATAATGCCATGAGACTTCTCCACATCTACAGTACTACACTGATGGGTACCTCAGTACAACTCTGTGATTCCTTTGTGATAATTTGCACCAATCCCATGTGGCAGCAACCTTCATCACAAACATAACTCTAAACTTCACACTCTGCACACCTGAGACCATTTCCCAACACACCCTCTTCACCTCTGATGATATCTCTCCTCTAAAAACACCAGGCCactaccttttctcttttttccttttttattgatttttattgagctttacatatttctctgatcccctccttGCCTATTTCctccctttaaccctctcccaagatcctcatgctcccaatttactgaggagaccTTGCCTTTCTCTACTTCTTATGTAGATGAGATCTATGTATGtcactcttagggtcctcattgatgtctaggttctcagggattgtgaaatgtgagctggttttcttcgttttatgtttaaaaaccacttatgagtgagtacaggtgataattgtctctctgggtctgggttacctcactcaaaatgatgttttctaactccatccattttcctacaaaattcaagagtGGAGTAATACACAGCCATTACCTTTTCCATAACCACTCTCTACCCTGCCCTTTCTCAAATGTTGTCAATGCATCAATCTCGAATTCTTACTAACCTCAGaaggcaccctcttctggtgtcacTTCACGTTCTTTTGTAGAATATATATGTCAACCAATGCCCTGCGCTTCACCATTCTATCGTGTCCTAGTCTCACTCTACCCTGAGGGAAGATAGTTTGCTTTTTTCCAGATCATACACAGACTACAGTGGCCTTTGCTTCTTCCTGACATGATTAAAATGTATCTGACAGTTTCAGTAGTGGCTCTAGGCCTGACTGCAATGGAACTGGGCCATAGTATATATCTTCCCCAGAAGATATCCACCCAGCTAGCAGATACTATCTAGGAGTTAACTTTGTCCCTACAACTGCTACAAAACCAGCTCACCCCAATAGCCTCAGTGGCCCTAAAAAATTAGAGTGCTCTCAAACTAAGTTGCTGATCACTGAATGGGAGGCACCTGTCTGTTTCTTAATTAACAGTGTTACTACTATGCAACCAACATAGCCAAATGGCATAGAGAACAAAAGTTTACTTGAACTGGCTTACAAACTATGTCTTTCATGGGCTCACTCCAATATGGACATTCCTTTCTGCAACTGGTTCTTCCTACTGCTTTTACTGACCCTGAGGATATCCCTCTCAGAAGACTTTCCctcagtatttaatttttttttcttcgagacaggaattctctgtaactttggagcttgccctggaGTTAGatcctgtagagcaggctggcctcaaactcacagagatctgcctgcctctacctcccaagtgttgggaataaTGTTTACTTCATCATAGTTGAGTTTTCATCCCCAGGTAATCAATAGTAATTGTCTCAGTAAAGCAAATGCTTCACTTCAGTGGTTCTACTCTCTTGTTATTCAGAACTGGTTCTTCATACCCAGAAGAGCAGAATCCACATATATCTAGTTCAAAACACCATACAAATAGATTGTATATGGTTGTTGATTCTCTGAGATGAAGACTTTAATCATCTACATCTCTTTTAGCATTCCTAGCCTCTGAACTCCCACAATAGCCTATTAATCTCTGAATACTCAAGATCAAAGTTCTAGGTTCCTCACAAAATGTTACGCTAAAACAACATGTCAGGTCTATTACAACAATACCCCACAAACCTATAACTAATTTCTGTACTAGCTTGACTCCTGTTGTTGTGATAAGTACCATGAACCAGAACAACTTGAGGAgcatagtggtttgaatgagtaCTGTACCCATTGACTCATATTTGAACATTTGATCATCAGCTGGGAGACATTTTTCAGATAGATCAGACAGTATGGTCTTTTAGAAGAGGATGGTCACTGAAGGTATGCTTGTAGGTTTCAGAAACTCACACCACTCCCAGTGTAGATCAGATATTAGCTCTCAGTTGCTTCTCTAGCACCACGCTTTCCATCTTATTGCcatattccctgccatgatgaccatGAACCTATCCCATAAATCTATTCAAGAAAccaattaaatcatttattttataggTTTCCTtggtaatgtttttttttttttacaccaacTGAAATATAACTATGACAGAAGTTAGTACCACGGAACCACATATTGCTATGAAAGGCCTTATCAGGCTTTTTCTACCCTCAGAAAAACTTTGGGACTTTCATCTAGTAAAGTAGTTTACTGCTCTAAGCAGAGTTTAATGGACCATCATCATGAAAAGCGAAACAAAAATGAGGAATATGACTGTTCCTaggtggtggaggagaaggtttgtTCTACATAAAATGTAGAGCATAGCCAGAGGTAGTGATATCTGAGAAAGCCCAGACAGTATATGACTATGAGGTGAGCCATGTGAGAAGAGTGGTAAGGGCAGAGGGGcatctaaaggaaagaaaaaagggccaggtttgctaggcagtggtggagcatgccatCTTAGCACTcagtgcagaggcaggcagatctctgtgagtttgaggccagccttgtctacaaagttagttccaggaaacccagggctacatagagaaaccctgactcaaaaagaaaactttacGGCCAGGTAACCAAAACAGCTAGATTGTATAGGGAAGATTAACTGCAGGAAGGGCAGCCCAGAACAGGGCTGGAGTAATTTTGGGTAAAGGGAGAGATATGCAGCCCATATCCTGCAGCATGTGGGAACTGAAGGCTGCTGGGAAAACTTCGCAGTCAGGTCtactttgatatgttaaacagGCACCTCcattagctgtttttttttttttttcgggcaTGAGACCTAATAGTATTATTAGTAATCACTTTTATGCAGACATACAATTAAAATCAGCAATTGAggtaaaaagtaatataaatgtacaaagtgaggaggaaaaatgaggaaaaaaaacaccAGGGAATGTAGTGTTGACACCAAATCTTGTGCTTCAGTAGATGAGAAGCATTGAGAAAGTCctcatgtaaaagaaataaagtgagtTGAGCTTTTAGCATAAGACCCCAGCTatgtttccaacttgtgaaatgGAAATGCCTAAGAAAACTTCTGCtcctgaaggaaaacaaacaacaaaggaaaGCATCAAAGAAAGCTTTTGTAAATATAACTTAAGAAGAGGGCTGGGTTTCATCTCAAGCAGATATAAGAACCAGGCATCTTCAGCTATGTAGTTCTAGCTTTAGAATATTAAAGAATACATAAATAACGGGTTAAGGAAAGTCATTGAAGCAGGaatatgttgcgggaggtccttccgctcctccagcctatagccgctgagatacccgcccattggggcgtggtctctctctccctttaaaaaagcggccaNNNNNNNNNNNNNNNNNNNNNNNNNNNNNNNNNNNNNNNNNNNNNNNNNNNNNNNNNNNNNNNNNNNNNNNNNNNNNNNNNNNNNNNNNNNNNNNNNNNNNNNNNNNNNNNNNNNNNNNNNNNNNNNNNNNNNNNNNNNNNNNNNNNNNNNNNNNNNNNNNNNNNNNNNNNNNNNNNNNNNNNNNNNNNNNNNNNNNNNNNNNNNNNNNNNNNNNNNNNNNNNNNNNNNNNNNNNNNNNNNNNNNNNNNNNNNNNNNNNNNNNNNNNNNNNNNNNNNNNNNNNNNNNNNNNNNNNNNNNNNNNNNNNNNNNNNNNNNNNNNNNNNNNNNNNNNNNNNNNNNNNNNNNNNNNNNNNNNNNNNNNNNNNNNNNNNNNNNNNNNNNNNNNNNNNNNNNNNNNNNNNNNNNNNNNNNNNNNNNNNNNNNNNNNNNNNNNNNNNNNNNNNNNNNNNNNNNNNNNNNNNNNNNNNNNNNNNNNNNNNNNNNNNNNNNNNNNNNNNNNNNNNNNNNNNNNNNNNNNNNNNNNNNNNNNNNNNNNNNNNNNNNNNNNNNNNNNNNNNNNNNNNNNNNNNNNNNNNNNNNNNNNNNNNNNNNNNNNNNNNNNNNNNNNNNNNNNNNNNNNNNNNNNNNNNNNNNNNNNNNNNNNNNNNNNNNNNNNNNNNNNNNNNNNNNNNNNNNNNNNNNNNNNNNNNNNNNNNNNNNNNNNNNNNNNNNNNNNNNNNNNNNNNNNNNNNNNNNNNNNNNNNNNNNNNNNNNNNNNNNNNNNNNNNNNNNNNNNNNNNNNNNNNNNNNNNNNNNNNNNNNNNNNNNNNNNNNNNNNNNNNNNNNNNNNNNNNNNNNNNNNNNNNNNNNNNNNNNNNNNNNNNNNNNNNNNNNNNNNNNNNNNNNNNNNNNNNNNNNNNNNNNNNNNNNNNNNNNNNNNNNNNNNNNNNNNNNNNNNNNNNNNNNNNNNNNNNNNNNNNNNNNNNNNNNNNNNNNNNNNNNNNNNNNNNNNNNNNNNNNNNNNNNNNNNNNNNNNNNNNNNNNNNNNNNNNNNNNNNNNNNNNNNNNNNNNNNNNNNNNNNNNNNNNNNNNNNNNNNNNNNNNNNNNNNNNNNNNNNNNNNNNNNNNNNNNNNNNNNNNNNNNNNNNNNNNNNNNNNNNNNNNNNNNNNNNNNNNNNNNNNNNNNNNNNNNNNNNNNNNNNNNNNNNNNNNNNNNNNNNNNNNNNNNNNNNNNNNNNNNNNNNNNNNNNNNNNNNNNNNNNNNNNNNNNNNNNNNNNNNNNNNNNNNNNNNNNNNNNNNNNNNNNNNNNNNNNNNNNNNNNNNNNNNNNNNNNNNNNNNNNNNNNNNNNNNNNNNNNNNNNNNNNNNNNNNNNNNNNNNNNNNNNNNNNNNNNNNNNNNNNNNNNNNNNNNNNNNNNNNNNNNNNNNNNNNNNNNNNNNNNNNNNNNNNNNNNNNNNNNNNNNNNNNNNNNNNNNNNNNNNNNNNNNNNNNNNNNNNNNNNNNNNNNNNNNNNNNNNNNNNNNNNNNNNNNNNNNNNNNNNNNNNNNNNNNNNNNNNNNNNNNNNNNNNNNNNNNNNNNNNNNNNNNNNNNNNNNNNNNNNNNNNNNNNNNNNNNNNNNNNNNNNNNNNNNNNNNNNNNNNNNNNNNNNNNNNNNNNNNNNNNNNNNNNNNNNNNNNNNNNNNNNNNNNNNNNNNNNNNNNNNNNNNNNNNNNNNNNNNNNNNNNNNNNNNNNNNNNNNNNNNNNNNNNNNNNNNNNNNNNNNNNNNNNNNNNNNNNNNNNNNNNNNNNNNNNNNNNNNNNNNNNNNNNNNNNNNNNNNNNNNNNNNNNNNNNNNNNNNNNNNNNNNNNNNNNNNNNNNNNNNNNNNNNNNNNNNNNNNNNNNNNNNNNNNNNNNNNNNNNNNNNNNNNNNNNNNNNNNNNNNNNNNNNNNNNNNNNNNNNNNNNNNNNNNNNNNNNNNNNNNNNNNNNNNNNNNNNNNNNNNNNNNNNNNNNNNNNNNNNNNNNNNNNNNNNNNNNNNNNNNNNNNNNNNNNNNNNNNNNNNNNNNNNNNNNNNNNNNNNNNNNNNNNNNNNNNNNNNNNNNNNNNNNNNNNNNNNNNNNNNNNNNNNNNNNNNNNNNNNNNNNNNNNNNNNNNNNNNNNNNNNNNNNNNNNNNNNNNNNNNNNNNNNNNNNNNNNNNNNNNNNNNNNNNNNNNNNNNNNNNNNNNNNNNNNNNNNNNNNNNNNNNNNNNNNNNNNNNNNNNNNNNNNNNNNNNNNNNNNNNNNNNNNNNNNNNNNNNNNNNNNNNNNNNNNNNNNNNNNNNNNNNNNNNNNNNNNNNNNNNNNNNNNNNNNNNNNNNNNNNNNNNNNNNNNNNNNNNNNNNNNNNNNNNNNNNNNNNNNNNNNNNNNNNNNNNNNNNNNNNNNNNNNNNNNNNNNNNNNNNNNNNNNNNNNNNNNNNNNNNNNNNNNNNNNNNNNNNNNNNNNNNNNNNNNNNNNNNNNNNNNNNNNNNNNNNNNNNNNNNNNNNNNNNNNNNNNNNNNNNNNNNNNNNNNNNNNNNNNNNNNNNNNNNNNNNNNNNNNNNNNNNNNNNNNNNNNNNNNNNNNNNNNNNNNNNNNNNNNNNNNNNNNNNNNNNNNNNNNNNNNNNNNNNNNNNNNNNNNNNNNNNNNNNNNNNNNNNNNNNNNNNNNNNNNNNNNNNNNNNNNNNNNNNNNNNNNNNNNNNNNNNNNNNNNNNNNNNNNNNNNNNNNNNNNNNNNNNNNNNNNNNNNNNNNNNNNNNNNNNNNNNNNNNNNNNNNNNNNNNNNNNNNNNNNNNNNNNNNNNNNNNNNNNNNNNNNNNNNNNNNNNNNNNNNNNNNNNNNNNNNNNNNNNNNNNNNNNNNNNNNNNNNNNNNNNNNNNNNNNNNNNNNNNNNNNNNNNNNNNNNNNNNNNNNNNNNNNNNNNNNNNNNNNNNNNNNNNNNNNNNNNNNNNNNNNNNNNNNNNNNNNNNNNNNNNNNNNNNNNNNNNNNNNNNNNNNNNNNNNNNNNNNNNNNNNNNNNNNNNNNNNNNNNNNNNNNNNNNNNNNNNNNNNNNNNNNNNNNNNNNNNNNNNNNNNNNNNNNNNNNNNNNNNNNNNNNNNNNNNNNNNNNNNNNNNNNNNNNNNNNNNNNNNNNNNNNNNNNNNNNNNNNNNNNNNNNNNNNNNNNNNNNNNNNNNNNNNNNNNNNNNNNNNNNNNNNNNNNNNNNNNNNNNNNNNNNNNNNNNNNNNNNNNNNNNNNNNNNNNNNNNNNNNNNNNNNNNNNNNNNNNNNNNNNNNNNNNNNNNNNNNNNNNNNNNNNNNNNNNNNNNNNNNNNNNNNNNNNNNNNNNNNNNNNNNNNNNNNNNNNNNNNNNNNNNNNNNNNNNNNNNNNNNNNNNNNNNNNNNNNNNNNNNNNNNNNNNNNNNNNNNNNNNNNNNNNNNNNNNNNNNNNNNNNNNNNNNNNNNNNNNNNNNNNNNNNNNNNNNNNNNNNNNNNNNNNNNNNNNNNNNNNNNNNNNNNNNNNNNNNNNNNNNNNNNNNNNNNNNNNNNNNNNNNNNNNNNNNNNNNNNNNNNNNNNNNNNNNNNNNNNNNNNNNNNNNNNNNNNNNNNNNNNNNNNNNNNNNNNNNNNNNNNNNNNNNNNNNNNNNNNNNNNNNNNNNNNNNNNNNNNNNNNNNNNNNNNNNNNNNNNNNNNNNNNNNNNNNNNNNNNNNNNNNNNNNNNNNNNNNNNNNNNNNNNNNNNNNNNNNNNNNNNNNNNNNNNNNNNNNNNNNNNNNNNNNNNNNNNNNNNNNNNNNNNNNNNNNNNNNNNNNNNNNNNNNNNNNNNNNNNNNNNNNNNNNNNNNNNNNNNNNNNNNNNNNNNNNNNNNNNNNNNNNNNNNNNNNNNNNNNNNNNNNNNNNNNNNNNNNNNNNNNNNNNNNNNNNNNNNNNNNNNNNNNNNNNNNNNNNNNNNNNNNNNNNNNNNNNNNNNNNNNNNNNNNNNNNNNNNNNNNNNNNNNNNNNNNNNNNNNNNNNNNNNNNNNNNNNNNNNNNNNNNNNNNNNNNNNNNNNNNNNNNNNNNNNNNNNNNNNNNNNN
This is a stretch of genomic DNA from Microtus ochrogaster isolate Prairie Vole_2 chromosome X, MicOch1.0, whole genome shotgun sequence. It encodes these proteins:
- the LOC101987431 gene encoding ferritin heavy polypeptide-like 17; the protein is MAEGAWQVRQNSDSNCEDAVNNHVQLQLHASYVYLSMALFFDRDDVALGNFKRFFLSKSHSHKASAQMFMFLQNKRGGLVFFPSISTPERDSWQGGLQAMEFAFHMEMTINQSLLNLHKLATEKRVADLCYFLEHHCLDEQARVLHKMSGYLANLRQMGTPENGFADYPIDELSLS